In methanogenic archaeon ISO4-H5, the following are encoded in one genomic region:
- a CDS encoding NAD(P)-dependent glycerol-1-phosphate dehydrogenase codes for MSEEFTKVRAMVFPRTTILGHGVISQTADVCRSLLFGHEGLIVTGDNTYQAAGKAISDQCTDAGFDMSAVFVGNTTQDSVDKVMEAVKKSEAKFILAVGGGSKIDICKIVSKDTGIPFISIPTSVAHDGICSDRASFKNVNGSNTSVQAVPPIAILGDTEVIVKAPYRYLASGCADVISNFSALNDWDFARKIKDEEFSTSAYALSKYSAEAILHYAPNIRPGLEESVWYVLKPAVASGTSMCVAGSSRPTSGSEHMFSHALDILHPGKAMHGEQCGIGCIMMMYLQGDNWKPVRDALKMIGAPVTAAEIGLSEEDVIDALVAANKVRKDRYTILGDNGLTRNAAYNLAKNTGVI; via the coding sequence ATGAGCGAAGAATTCACCAAGGTCAGGGCCATGGTGTTCCCCCGTACCACCATCCTCGGTCACGGGGTAATCAGCCAGACCGCTGATGTCTGCAGATCACTCCTTTTCGGACACGAAGGACTCATCGTCACCGGCGACAATACATATCAGGCTGCCGGCAAGGCCATTTCGGATCAGTGCACCGACGCGGGTTTCGACATGTCCGCCGTCTTCGTGGGCAACACCACCCAGGACAGTGTGGACAAGGTCATGGAGGCCGTGAAGAAATCCGAGGCCAAGTTCATCCTTGCGGTAGGCGGAGGAAGCAAGATCGATATCTGCAAGATCGTCTCCAAGGACACCGGCATCCCCTTCATCAGCATCCCCACCTCGGTGGCCCACGACGGAATCTGCTCCGACAGGGCCTCCTTCAAGAACGTCAACGGGAGCAACACCTCCGTGCAGGCGGTCCCCCCTATAGCAATCCTTGGCGATACCGAAGTAATCGTCAAGGCACCTTACAGGTATCTCGCTTCCGGATGTGCAGACGTCATCTCCAATTTCTCAGCACTCAACGACTGGGACTTCGCCAGGAAGATCAAGGACGAGGAGTTCAGCACCTCCGCTTATGCTCTTTCGAAATACTCCGCCGAGGCCATCCTGCACTACGCACCCAACATCAGGCCCGGACTGGAGGAGAGCGTATGGTACGTCCTGAAACCGGCGGTCGCTTCCGGTACCTCGATGTGTGTTGCTGGGTCATCCAGACCTACCAGCGGTTCGGAGCACATGTTCTCTCATGCTCTCGACATCCTGCACCCCGGCAAGGCCATGCACGGGGAGCAGTGCGGAATCGGGTGCATTATGATGATGTATCTCCAGGGCGACAACTGGAAGCCCGTCCGCGACGCGCTCAAGATGATCGGTGCCCCTGTAACCGCCGCGGAGATCGGACTCAGCGAAGAAGACGTCATCGATGCGCTGGTGGCAGCCAACAAGGTCAGGAAGGACAGGTACACCATCCTCGGCGACAACGGACTCACTCGCAATGCGGCATACAACCTCGCCAAGAATACGGGGGTGATCTGA
- a CDS encoding NADPH-dependent FMN reductase: MKVTILCGSGHAGGSTERMCQVFSEVMESHGVASNIVRLSDLNILDYTGDHEYDDDMESLCRNMESTDLLVFATPIYFNGCSSILKRFIDRLNPYWGSDRSHPKYACAMMCGGSPRCEFSHARSEIKSAVNTVGMEWLGDVCLPGTDKGKIDEAKIREFADSIFNKL; the protein is encoded by the coding sequence ATGAAGGTCACGATTCTCTGCGGCAGCGGGCACGCGGGAGGGAGTACCGAACGTATGTGCCAGGTGTTCTCGGAGGTCATGGAGTCTCACGGAGTTGCTTCGAACATCGTGAGGCTTTCCGATCTCAACATTCTTGATTACACCGGGGATCATGAGTACGATGACGACATGGAATCCCTCTGCCGGAACATGGAATCAACAGACCTTCTCGTGTTCGCCACCCCTATCTATTTCAACGGCTGTTCATCCATCCTCAAGAGGTTTATCGACCGTCTGAACCCTTACTGGGGTTCGGACCGCTCCCATCCGAAGTATGCCTGCGCAATGATGTGCGGGGGAAGCCCCCGGTGCGAATTCTCCCATGCCAGATCGGAAATCAAATCCGCTGTCAACACCGTGGGCATGGAATGGTTGGGGGATGTGTGTCTCCCCGGAACCGACAAGGGGAAAATCGACGAGGCCAAAATCCGTGAATTCGCGGATTCAATCTTCAACAAATTGTAA
- a CDS encoding transmembrane protein: MDFKEMNPLGIIGIIGAIILVVGVFLNWMTVEGVLTNTTWTGWEIYGKKNNLDVIEMKYTYVPLLALICGIISIVLMIIPTIMNTEKFQTINNILGLVALILAIVVVVLGLLWYMQSWTVGGVTTKLTDWAKIGIGFWLVLVGGIITLIGGIMPILKNKVL, encoded by the coding sequence ATGGATTTTAAAGAAATGAACCCCCTGGGAATCATTGGTATCATTGGTGCCATCATTCTCGTCGTCGGTGTCTTCCTCAACTGGATGACCGTCGAGGGAGTGCTGACCAACACTACCTGGACCGGATGGGAAATCTACGGAAAGAAGAACAACCTCGATGTTATCGAGATGAAATACACCTACGTACCTCTCCTCGCTCTGATCTGCGGAATTATCTCCATCGTCCTCATGATCATCCCCACCATCATGAACACCGAGAAATTCCAGACCATCAACAACATCCTCGGACTCGTTGCACTGATTCTCGCAATCGTTGTCGTCGTCCTCGGTCTCCTCTGGTACATGCAGTCCTGGACCGTCGGAGGCGTTACCACCAAGCTCACTGACTGGGCAAAGATCGGAATCGGATTCTGGCTCGTTCTCGTCGGAGGCATCATCACCCTCATCGGTGGAATCATGCCTATCCTCAAGAACAAGGTGCTCTGA